The Lucilia cuprina isolate Lc7/37 chromosome 5, ASM2204524v1, whole genome shotgun sequence genome includes a window with the following:
- the LOC111682462 gene encoding zinc finger protein 710 — protein MNFLQNNIEHYTPTKEQLKPFHQIKCSQPNCSSIFTNQANYEMHLEKHHRLAPAEKTSYTRLFYCPEEKCIYNYVTTQSKHFKNFKYLRQHYQKVHLSKDYICEECKKSFATETQLNKHQKDQCGKKFICNDCHWSYDSMEALLTHGKRKGHNVKEIVAQKKNQGKMALKPLKKANKEEQPAGLNKQQVAKEIQVDFCPKLLCATSVQTDFLPVITETNSQQDISNALDEIHSLLRDIETQTEPLLSSSSSSNENHNYLDQMLAQSSHMYTQTCDDFLTELGLADIQTQTNWPSPDAHNETSNVQFTSTATSTNPCIHDELLVSTETQTSFTQCLLNSCNDAGTSTPPVSFGSLYHTQHTQTCDPLLESFDFGGQASDLIDGFQSTYTQT, from the exons atgaatttccTGCAAAATAATATAGAACATTATACCCCAACGAAGGAGCAACTAAAACCCTTTCATCAAATTAAGTGTTCGCAACCCAATTGTTCAAGTATCTTTACCAATCAAGCTAATTATGAAATGCATTTGGAAAAGCATCATCGATTAGCACCGGCTGAGAAGACATCATATACCCGGTTATTTTATTGTCCGGAAGagaaatgtatttataattatgttaccacacaaagtaaacattttaaaaatttcaagtatttACGGCAACATtatcaaaaagtacatttgaGTAAGGATTACATTTGCGAGGAATGCAAGAAATCTTTTGCCACAGAAACACAACTGAATAAACATCAAAAGGATCAGTGTGGTAAAAAGTTTATATGTAATGATTGTCATTGGTCTTATGACTCCATGGAAGCTTTGCTAACCCATGGCAAGCGTAAAGGCCATAATGTTAAGGAAATAGTAGCACAAAAGAAAAATCAAGGTAAAATGGCTTTAAAGCCTTTGAAGAAGGCGAACAAAGAGGAACAGCCGGCGGGATTAAATAAACAGCAAGTAGCTAAAGAAATACAAG TTGATTTCTGTCCCAAACTGTTGTGTGCCACAAGTGTTCAAACGGATTTTCTCCCAGTTATAACAGAAACCAACAGTCAGCAAGATATTTCCAATGCTCTAGATGAAATACATTCTTTACTAAGAGACATAGAAACCCAAACAGAACCCTTATTGTCTTCCTCATCATCATCAAACGAAAATCACAATTATTTGGATCAAATGTTAGCGCAATCCTCTCATATGTATACCCAAACTTGTGATGATTTCCTGACAGAATTGGGCCTAGCTGACATACAGACTCAAACAAATTGGCCTTCTCCGGATGCCCACAATGAAACATCAAATGTACAATTTACGTCGACAGCTACTTCTACTAATCCTTGTATACATGATGAATTGCTAGTATCCACCGAAACACAGACAAGTTTTACCCAATGTTTGCTAAATTCTTGCAACGATGCTGGCACTAGTACTCCTCCAGTCTCATTTGGCAGTCTTTATCATACCCAGCATACACAGACATGTGATCCTCTATTGGAAAGTTTTGATTTTGGCGGTCAAGCATCAGATTTAATTGATGGTTTTCAGTCGACTTACACGCAAACATGA
- the LOC111682456 gene encoding serine-rich adhesin for platelets codes for MAHENDQQQQQNTKTQEEETEKPLDDSFKTNNKNESCDVSRAGKDTLDDSLVMPTASKGKLNDLVADLCINGHRLPQPTASQTAYGDYTNIRATLGPVPVNDNNFTTSALDASNLGVGSNAAPIHNVQPQPPTQNSSFSFKHFLSSNSVPTAPSTTVTSLDPPANSTSTTSSASNATTSTRSLQTSTGARPKVPQSNSVTSTSISSLTVGGLNDSQTSATKMKRSPRFSSFDSQASLAEYAGSSTTADLAGAEASASSSTDFQLYPDERERDRFQEWQLPSNAPTMTTNSTEYNRGSSYVPRSYSNYDMPRPQTSPRRRVGIGGATTKDPRPTRLALHTNQNPTTAAKLKLDLPLTSNSTGANGAGAAAGSSRKSNHCARPSDFHTNNPMPAGSAAAALPDFVQDHWMDSWYANDMHVNSPPSSPTNNFMEDLSGVSGGSGQAAAMHNHNSHNRALHLDNAPIPGPADRGDFNMGLPEPSNSSVGSKMLPDFLSDGPIIHSSQRLADVAAGLPSNSIGSPEESSINNQLSRLRSDNERLQRELNESMLALNEQTLRANNLERQLMEQQRQHQTETEETLDNNKKRSTAAQTHMAKLKQQVQQLTAEVEMLRREKELMREEGAVGGCSIQSCDRSYAAAAVSSTTRSSATAAVTGTAIGSESSGSGVGNVTGSSVAAGAALGIRPSRQHQLSRDLRRAASNAEQNLKQLLAGVENLRQMAANLEKSETHIDYDASPDLFSDFLDECDDYDEYPGGGPAL; via the exons ATGGCCCATGAAAAtgatcagcaacaacaacaaaacacaaaaacacaGGAGGAGGAGACGGAAAAGCCACTGGACGAcagtttcaaaacaaacaacaaaaatgaaagttGTGACGTCTCCAGGGCCGGTAAAGACACATTAGATGATAGCTTAGTAATGCCGACAGCTAGTAAAGGAAAACTAAATGATTTAGTGGCGGATTTGTGTATAAATGGTCACCGGTTGCCACAGCCAACAGCCAGCCAAACGGCTTATGGCGATTACACTAATATAAGAGCCACATTGGGTCCAGTGCCAGTAAATGATAACAATTTTACTACATCAGCGTTAGACGCTAGTAATTTAGGGGTTGGCAGTAATGCAGCTCCTATACATAACGTCCAGCCACAGCCACCTACACAAAATTCCtcgttttcatttaaacacttTCTTAGCAGTAATAGTGTGCCTACAGCACCTTCTACTACGGTCACTTCTTTAGACCCACCAGCCAATAGTACGTCCACTACATCTTCTGCTTCAAATGCTACCACTTCAACGCGTTCTCTGCAAACTTCGACAGGAGCCAGGCCAAAAGTTCCACAATCGAATTCGGTAACCTCTACTTCCATATCATCGCTTACTGTTGGCGGTTTAAACGATTCTCAAACGTCGGCTACAAAAATGAAAAGATCTCCACGCTTTTCCTCGTTTGACTCGCAGGCGAGTTTGGCTGAGTATGCTGGCTCCTCAACAACAGCAGATTTGGCTGGGGCTGAAGCATCTGCCAGCAGCTCGACAGATTTTCAACTTTATCCCGATGAACGAGAACGTGACCGTTTTCAAG AATGGCAACTTCCCTCAAATGCTCCCACAATGACTACAAATTCCACAGAATACAATCGCGGCAGTTCGTATGTGCCCCGTTCGTATTCCAACTACGACATGCCCCGACCTCAAACCTCGCCTCGTCGACGAGTGGGTATAGGTGGAGCCACCACCAAAGACCCCAGACCTACACGTTTAGCTTTACATACAAATCAAAATCCTACAACGGCTGCCAAATTGAAATTAGACTTGCCTTTAACTTCCAATTCCACTGGGGCTAATGGTGCAGGAGCAGCTGCGGGGTCTAGCAGGAAATCGAATCACTGTGCTAGGCCTTCAGATTTCCACACTAACAATCCTATGCCTGCAGGTTCAGCAGCTGCTGCTCTGCCAGATTTTGTACAAGATCATTGGATGGACTCTTGGTATGCCAACGATATGCATGTTAATTCACCTCCCTCTTCGCCCACTAACAACTTTATGGAAGATTTGTCGGGGGTTTCGGGTGGTAGTGGTCAGGCTGCAGCCATGCATAACCACAATTCCCATAACCGTGCATTACATCTTGATAATGCGCCCATACCAGGACCTGCCGATAGGGGTGACTTCAATATGGGTCTACCCGAACCCTCCAACTCATCGGTGGGTTCTAAAATGTTGCCTGATTTTCTATCCGATGGCCCCATTATACATTCGTCCCAGCGTTTAGCCGATGTGGCGGCTGGTCTACCCTCCAATTCCATAGGTTCTCCGGAAGAATCTTCCATTAATAATCAACTATCACGTTTACGTTCAGACAATGAACGTTTACAACGGGAACTAAATGAATCCATGTTAGCCCTCAATGAACAGACCTTAAGAGCCAACAATTTGGAACGACAATTAATGGAGCAGCAAAGACAACATCAAACCGAAACAGAGGAGACACTGGACAACAATAAAAAGCGTTCAACAGCGGCGCAAACTCATATGgctaaactaaaacaacaagtgCAACAGTTAACGGCCGAGGTGGAAATGCTGAGGCGTGAAAAGGAATTGATGCGTGAAGAAGGCGCCGTAGGTGGTTGTAGTATACAGAGCTGTGATCGTTCTTATGCCGCGGCTGCTGTCTCGAGTACAACACGTAGCTCGGCAACAGCAGCTGTGACAGGAACAGCAATTGGTAGTGAAAGTAGTGGTAGTGGTGTTGGCAATGTAACTGGCAGTTCAGTCGCTGCTGGTGCTGCTTTAGGCATTAGACCGTCCAGACAACATCAGTTATCAAGAGATTTGCGTAGGGCAGCATCAAATGCAGAACAGAACCTCAA GCAACTTTTGGCTGGTGTTGAAAATCTACGTCAAATGGCggcaaatttagaaaaatctgAAACTCATATAGACTATGATGCCAGTCCGGATTTGTTTTCAGATTTTCTAGATGAATGTGATGATTACGATGAATATCCCGGCGGTGGACCGgctttgtaa